A genomic region of Methanobacterium sp. SMA-27 contains the following coding sequences:
- a CDS encoding DUF2073 domain-containing protein: protein MDNTEPNALKMDFLSSDALKTRTSMEKISMIVDKVKDGDLVVIEGGLTPGEEAELIETTMREIDVENFMGIDIYTLEKDKSSFFGLSKKKTIGITIIGPANVMKAVKKRSNFLSMIANLGDSGASLH from the coding sequence ATGGATAATACAGAACCAAATGCTCTAAAAATGGATTTTCTATCATCGGATGCACTAAAAACCCGAACAAGTATGGAAAAAATTTCCATGATAGTTGATAAGGTTAAAGACGGTGATTTGGTAGTTATAGAGGGTGGTCTCACTCCTGGAGAAGAGGCAGAACTTATTGAAACTACAATGCGTGAAATTGATGTTGAAAATTTCATGGGAATTGATATATACACCCTAGAAAAGGACAAATCTTCATTTTTTGGGCTTTCAAAAAAGAAAACAATAGGAATAACAATTATTGGTCCTGCAAATGTAATGAAGGCAGTCAAGAAGAGATCAAACTTCCTGTCCATGATTGCCAACCTCGGTGATTCAGGTGCATCGTTGCATTAA
- a CDS encoding Zn-ribbon domain-containing protein — protein MHRCIKCGSEFTINSEEVILKGCPECGSKFFEFHQKGKKPEIQEIKGDSIETIMIKEHGIYELNLPSLLEDDSIIISDQEGMYVIDINFLLKKQMKDKEKM, from the coding sequence GTGCATCGTTGCATTAAATGTGGATCAGAGTTTACAATCAACTCAGAGGAAGTAATCCTTAAAGGATGTCCTGAGTGTGGTAGTAAATTCTTTGAATTCCATCAAAAGGGAAAAAAACCAGAAATACAAGAGATAAAGGGAGACTCAATCGAAACCATAATGATAAAAGAACATGGTATATACGAGCTAAATTTACCTTCTTTATTAGAGGATGACTCTATAATTATTTCTGATCAAGAAGGAATGTACGTTATAGACATTAATTTTCTTCTAAAAAAACAAATGAAAGATAAAGAGAAGATGTAA